A single Bacillota bacterium DNA region contains:
- a CDS encoding YHS domain-containing protein, with protein sequence MSMEQAVKVYCPVCGQEVDPSTAPSLTYQGKTYYFKCHRCMQRFLLAPELFVGAEREPKDGNLHGRGCC encoded by the coding sequence ATGAGCATGGAACAAGCCGTCAAGGTGTACTGTCCGGTTTGCGGGCAGGAGGTGGATCCGTCTACCGCCCCTTCCCTGACCTACCAGGGAAAGACCTACTACTTCAAGTGCCACCGCTGCATGCAGCGCTTCCTGCTGGCGCCCGAGCTGTTCGTGGGCGCCGAACGGGAACCCAAAGACGGCAACCTCCACGGGCGGGGCTGCTGCTAA